A DNA window from Stenotrophomonas sp. 57 contains the following coding sequences:
- a CDS encoding pteridine reductase, translating into MSDTHPVVLITGSARRIGAAIARQFHACGWSVVLHANTSSAELQQAAFDFDNVRPGSVLALQADLRDADALPDLVEQAVTHFGRLDALVNNASNFFPTPLGQVTAEAMDALYAVNARAPLLLSQAAAPYLRRQQGCIVNLTDLHGTDPMRDHIAYTMAKAALEMATRSLALELAPKVRVNAVAPGAILWPEQGKDDFAREALLARTPLARIGTVEEIAEAVYWLVAEASFVTGHTLRVDGGRTVS; encoded by the coding sequence ATGAGCGATACCCACCCCGTGGTCCTGATCACAGGCAGCGCGCGCCGGATCGGTGCGGCCATCGCCCGCCAGTTCCACGCCTGCGGCTGGTCGGTGGTGCTGCACGCCAACACCTCCAGCGCCGAGCTGCAGCAGGCCGCGTTCGATTTCGACAACGTGCGCCCCGGCAGCGTGCTGGCCCTGCAGGCCGACCTGCGTGACGCCGACGCCTTGCCCGACCTGGTGGAACAGGCCGTCACTCACTTCGGGCGGCTGGATGCGCTGGTCAACAACGCCTCCAACTTCTTCCCCACCCCGCTTGGCCAGGTCACCGCCGAAGCAATGGACGCGTTGTATGCGGTCAACGCGCGGGCGCCGCTGCTGCTGTCACAGGCGGCAGCGCCCTACCTGCGCCGCCAGCAGGGCTGCATCGTCAACCTGACCGACCTGCACGGCACCGACCCGATGCGCGACCACATCGCCTACACGATGGCCAAGGCTGCGCTGGAAATGGCCACCCGCTCGCTGGCGCTGGAGCTGGCACCGAAGGTGCGGGTCAATGCAGTGGCGCCGGGTGCGATCCTGTGGCCGGAACAGGGCAAGGACGATTTCGCCCGCGAGGCGCTGCTGGCGCGCACGCCGCTGGCGCGGATCGGCACGGTCGAGGAGATTGCCGAAGCGGTGTACTGGCTGGTGGCCGAAGCCAGCTTCGTCACCGGCCACACATTGCGCGTGGATGGCGGGCGCACGGTGAGTTGA
- the folK gene encoding 2-amino-4-hydroxy-6-hydroxymethyldihydropteridine diphosphokinase, with protein MTTVLLSLGSNVQPRRYLHAAVTALRERFGALRVSPAYRTAAVGFDGPAFLNNAVAIDTDLPLGELDDWLHALEDAHGRDRSGPRFSDRTLDIDVVFYGDLVVEGPGHLRIPRPELKHAFVLKPLADIAPDFIDPVSGLDLATLWRAHRQHGEAFEIVDLE; from the coding sequence ATGACCACCGTGCTCCTGAGCCTGGGCAGCAACGTCCAGCCCCGCCGCTACCTCCACGCCGCGGTGACGGCCCTGCGCGAGCGCTTCGGCGCGCTGCGGGTGTCGCCGGCCTACCGTACCGCCGCGGTCGGCTTCGACGGCCCGGCCTTCCTCAACAACGCCGTGGCGATCGACACCGACCTGCCGCTGGGGGAACTGGACGACTGGCTGCACGCGCTGGAAGACGCGCACGGCCGCGACCGCAGCGGGCCACGCTTCTCGGACCGGACCCTGGACATCGACGTGGTGTTCTACGGTGACCTGGTGGTGGAAGGCCCCGGACACCTGCGCATCCCGCGCCCGGAACTGAAGCACGCCTTCGTGCTGAAGCCGCTGGCCGACATCGCCCCGGACTTCATCGACCCCGTGAGCGGGTTGGACCTGGCCACGCTGTGGCGTGCGCACCGGCAGCATGGCGAAGCGTTTGAGATCGTTGATCTGGAATGA
- a CDS encoding 20S proteasome subunit A/B has product MTYCVGIEVDEGLVFAADTRTNASLDDVRVHRKLHVFEYPGQAAYVLMAAGNLATTQLLVSRLGRDASERRTPNLRDMTHLFEAAEYVGQLLVDSQVHSSHSEHGHDGVNTQATLIFGGQIAGERPGLYMVYPLGNAIAASPETPYLQIGESKYGKPILDRILSPATRLEDAARTAIVSLDSTIRSNLSVGLPIDLALLRDGELRIGQQLRLGADSALYADIHQNWSRRLEQAVDALPRFPWESVDRST; this is encoded by the coding sequence ATGACCTATTGCGTTGGAATCGAGGTGGACGAGGGCCTGGTCTTCGCTGCCGACACCCGGACCAATGCCTCGCTGGACGATGTGCGCGTGCACCGCAAGCTGCACGTGTTCGAGTATCCCGGCCAGGCAGCCTACGTGCTGATGGCGGCCGGCAACCTGGCCACCACCCAGCTGCTGGTGTCGCGCCTTGGGCGCGATGCCAGCGAACGGCGCACGCCCAACCTGCGCGACATGACCCACCTGTTCGAGGCGGCCGAGTATGTCGGCCAGCTGCTCGTGGACAGCCAGGTGCACAGCAGCCACAGCGAGCACGGCCATGACGGGGTCAACACCCAGGCCACGTTGATCTTCGGCGGCCAGATCGCTGGCGAGCGGCCGGGCCTGTACATGGTCTATCCACTGGGCAACGCCATCGCTGCGTCGCCGGAGACGCCCTATCTGCAGATCGGTGAGTCCAAGTACGGCAAGCCGATTCTCGACCGCATCCTCAGCCCGGCCACCCGCCTGGAGGACGCGGCGCGCACGGCAATCGTGTCGCTGGATTCGACCATCCGCTCCAATCTGTCGGTAGGCCTGCCGATCGACCTGGCGCTGCTGCGCGATGGTGAACTGCGCATCGGCCAGCAGCTGCGGCTCGGCGCGGATTCAGCGTTGTATGCGGACATCCACCAGAACTGGTCGCGGCGGCTGGAACAGGCAGTGGACGCGCTGCCGCGGTTCCCGTGGGAATCCGTGGATCGATCGACCTGA
- a CDS encoding hybrid sensor histidine kinase/response regulator, which yields MPLTDPALGALRILLVEDSPEDAELMSEQMLDAGLEARFERVESEAELRQALAAFQPDIVLSDLSMPGFSGDDALRIVRETSPEVPFIFVSGTMGEENAVAALQKGANDYIIKHLPARLPSAVARAIRDARSAIERARVETELMRAQRLESLSLLAAGLSHDLRNILQPLLIMPDLLKARTDDPQLHHLADVIAECGRRGHEMAESMLSFVRGSRKPSERIEIDGLFDAVALLLRSNVPDAVRLELQVQDEGLVVDANYTELQQVLLNLALNAIQAMPNGGRLSLTASHAGQRDGVDWMHIRVADEGIGMDADTLSHLFNPFFTTKADGTGLGLISCKRIVEGAGGSIHVSSQPGQGTCFELRLPMHEAIDGSEPIEQLVALGSGQSILVVDGEATRLSLLGNALSSQGYQLQLASDGPAALRWMQQEAMPALVIADAGSKLLPASQLLGEMATLGYRGPALVLEDAAVAVPADAFPAGVEIHVLHKPLQMQQVFRAVAEALG from the coding sequence ATGCCCCTGACCGATCCCGCCCTGGGAGCGCTGCGCATCCTGCTGGTGGAGGACTCACCGGAAGATGCCGAGCTGATGTCCGAACAGATGCTCGATGCGGGCCTGGAGGCCCGCTTCGAGCGTGTCGAGAGCGAGGCGGAACTGCGCCAGGCACTGGCCGCGTTCCAGCCGGATATCGTGCTGTCCGACCTGAGCATGCCGGGGTTCTCCGGTGACGATGCGCTGCGCATCGTGCGTGAGACCTCGCCGGAAGTGCCCTTCATCTTCGTCTCCGGCACCATGGGTGAGGAGAACGCGGTGGCGGCGCTGCAGAAGGGGGCCAATGACTACATCATCAAGCATCTGCCGGCACGCCTGCCGTCGGCAGTGGCGCGTGCGATCCGCGATGCACGCAGTGCGATCGAGCGTGCACGGGTGGAAACCGAACTGATGCGCGCACAGCGCCTGGAAAGCCTGTCGCTGCTCGCCGCCGGCCTCAGCCACGACCTGCGCAACATCCTGCAGCCGTTGCTGATCATGCCGGACCTGCTGAAGGCGCGCACCGACGATCCGCAGCTGCACCACCTGGCCGATGTCATCGCCGAGTGCGGCCGCCGTGGCCATGAGATGGCCGAATCGATGCTGTCGTTCGTGCGCGGTTCGCGCAAGCCGAGCGAACGCATCGAGATCGATGGCCTGTTCGATGCGGTGGCGCTACTGTTGCGCAGCAACGTGCCCGACGCCGTGCGCCTGGAGCTGCAGGTGCAGGATGAAGGCCTGGTGGTCGATGCCAACTACACCGAACTGCAGCAGGTGCTGCTGAACCTGGCGCTCAATGCTATCCAGGCGATGCCCAACGGCGGTCGCCTGAGCCTGACCGCCAGCCATGCCGGCCAGCGCGATGGCGTGGACTGGATGCACATCCGTGTGGCCGACGAAGGCATCGGCATGGATGCGGACACGCTGTCGCACCTGTTCAATCCGTTCTTCACCACCAAGGCCGACGGCACCGGACTGGGGCTGATTTCCTGCAAGCGCATCGTCGAAGGTGCAGGCGGCAGCATCCATGTCAGCAGCCAGCCGGGGCAGGGCACCTGCTTCGAACTGCGCCTGCCGATGCACGAGGCCATCGATGGCAGCGAGCCGATCGAACAGCTGGTGGCACTGGGCAGTGGCCAGTCGATCCTGGTGGTCGATGGCGAAGCCACGCGTTTGTCGCTGCTTGGCAATGCGCTGTCCAGCCAGGGCTACCAGTTGCAGCTGGCCTCCGACGGCCCGGCCGCGCTGCGCTGGATGCAGCAGGAGGCGATGCCCGCGCTGGTGATCGCCGATGCCGGTTCCAAGCTGCTGCCGGCCAGCCAGCTGCTGGGCGAGATGGCCACGTTGGGCTATCGCGGCCCCGCACTGGTGCTGGAGGACGCCGCGGTGGCGGTGCCGGCCGACGCGTTCCCGGCCGGCGTGGAGATACACGTGCTGCACAAGCCGCTGCAGATGCAGCAGGTGTTCCGCGCGGTGGCCGAAGCGCTGGGCTGA
- a CDS encoding response regulator: MTTLRTILLAEDSPADAEMAIDALEEARLANPIVHVEDGVEVMDYLLRRGAFANREEGLPAVLLLDIKMPRMDGLEVLRQIREHEELKRLPVVILSSSREESDLARSWDMGVNAYVVKPVDVDQFFGAVQTLGKFWALINQAPELE, from the coding sequence ATGACGACTCTGCGCACCATTCTTCTTGCCGAAGACAGCCCCGCCGACGCCGAAATGGCGATCGACGCTCTGGAAGAAGCGCGTCTGGCCAATCCCATCGTGCACGTCGAGGACGGCGTGGAAGTGATGGACTACCTGCTGCGCCGTGGCGCCTTCGCCAACCGCGAGGAAGGCCTGCCGGCGGTTCTGCTGCTGGACATCAAGATGCCGCGCATGGATGGCCTGGAAGTGCTGCGGCAGATCCGCGAGCACGAAGAACTCAAGCGCCTGCCGGTGGTGATCCTGTCGTCCTCGCGCGAAGAGAGCGATCTGGCCCGCAGCTGGGACATGGGCGTGAACGCCTACGTGGTCAAGCCGGTGGACGTGGACCAGTTCTTCGGCGCGGTGCAGACCCTGGGCAAGTTCTGGGCGTTGATCAACCAGGCACCGGAACTCGAGTGA
- a CDS encoding ATP-binding protein: MALVFSDDIWDRWRLPALALAAAAIIVVPWLTLRKLQHDSEQAMAWVNHTQAVSVALQQLQADVRDVESAALTLSKGVDAPGLRERMARANEIPGRLAELGRMTRDNPDQLIRIGRIESMLEGRMALARELARSEPNSDQRELVQDLSTRYPIRGLVEELQDSEQKLLTLRAEQAARQRKQTELVSWSSLVVQLALLGLVLWLLQRQIGRRLHAERQSLRSAARAASVLQTVREPIVLLDGDLRVQLHNPAFAELYGLQDERADGLLLEAVGDGAWKDAVVRQRLSDVLLRGRELWDFEHEQRTADGMARYMLLNARRMPLPDTDDEVVLMTVSDVTMQRAVQLRVEELNRQLEGKVAQVSEVNRELEAFSYSVSHDLRAPLRHVAGFSDKLSRHLGDAADDKSRHYLEVISSSARRMAALIDDLLVYSRLGRAAMRQQAVDMQSLVADTRAMLDANLQAEAEGSGHAHQVEWSIAPLPIVVADENMIRQVWLNLLGNAVKYSGNREPAKIRVDYQPQPDGGHQFTVSDNGAGFDMAYAGKLFGVFQRLHKASDYPGTGIGLASVRRVLTRHGGRIWAEAEPDVGATFHFYLPPAIDADKQGPSA; this comes from the coding sequence ATGGCGCTGGTTTTCAGTGACGACATCTGGGACCGCTGGCGGTTGCCGGCCCTGGCACTGGCGGCTGCCGCGATCATCGTGGTGCCGTGGTTGACCCTGCGCAAACTGCAGCATGACAGCGAGCAGGCGATGGCTTGGGTGAACCATACCCAGGCCGTGAGTGTGGCCCTGCAGCAGCTGCAGGCCGATGTGCGTGACGTCGAGTCGGCGGCGCTGACCCTGTCCAAGGGCGTGGACGCACCGGGCCTGCGCGAGCGCATGGCCAGGGCCAACGAAATCCCCGGGCGCCTGGCCGAGCTGGGCCGGATGACCCGCGACAATCCCGACCAGCTGATCCGGATCGGCCGCATCGAATCGATGCTGGAAGGGCGCATGGCACTTGCCCGTGAGCTCGCCAGATCCGAGCCCAACAGCGACCAGCGCGAACTGGTGCAGGATCTCAGCACGCGCTACCCGATCCGTGGACTGGTTGAAGAATTGCAGGACAGCGAGCAGAAACTGCTGACATTGCGTGCCGAGCAGGCCGCGCGGCAGCGCAAGCAGACCGAGCTGGTGTCGTGGAGTTCGCTGGTGGTGCAGCTGGCGCTGCTTGGTCTCGTGCTGTGGCTGCTGCAGCGGCAGATCGGCCGCCGCCTGCATGCCGAACGGCAGTCGCTGCGCTCGGCCGCACGCGCCGCCTCGGTGCTGCAGACCGTTCGTGAACCCATCGTGCTGCTCGACGGCGACCTGCGCGTGCAGCTGCACAACCCGGCCTTCGCCGAGTTGTACGGGCTTCAGGACGAGCGTGCCGATGGCCTGTTGCTGGAAGCCGTCGGTGACGGCGCCTGGAAGGACGCCGTAGTGCGCCAGCGCCTGTCCGACGTGCTGCTGCGCGGTCGCGAACTGTGGGATTTCGAGCACGAACAGCGCACTGCCGATGGCATGGCGCGTTACATGCTGCTGAACGCGCGCCGCATGCCGTTGCCCGATACCGATGACGAAGTGGTGCTGATGACGGTCAGCGATGTCACCATGCAACGCGCAGTCCAGCTGCGCGTTGAAGAGCTCAACCGCCAGCTGGAAGGCAAGGTTGCCCAGGTGTCCGAGGTCAACCGCGAGCTGGAGGCCTTCAGCTACTCGGTTTCGCATGACCTGCGCGCACCGCTGCGCCACGTCGCCGGGTTCTCCGACAAGCTGTCGCGCCACCTGGGCGATGCTGCCGATGACAAGAGCCGCCACTACCTGGAAGTGATCTCCAGTTCGGCCCGGCGGATGGCGGCGCTGATCGATGACCTGCTGGTCTACTCGCGGCTGGGCCGAGCCGCGATGCGCCAGCAGGCGGTGGACATGCAGTCGCTGGTGGCCGATACCCGCGCCATGCTCGATGCCAACCTGCAGGCCGAAGCCGAGGGCAGCGGCCATGCGCACCAGGTGGAGTGGAGCATCGCGCCGCTGCCGATCGTGGTGGCCGACGAGAACATGATCCGCCAGGTCTGGCTGAACCTGCTCGGCAACGCGGTGAAGTATTCGGGCAACCGCGAGCCGGCAAAGATCCGCGTGGACTACCAGCCGCAGCCCGATGGCGGTCATCAGTTCACGGTCAGCGACAATGGCGCAGGCTTTGACATGGCCTACGCCGGGAAACTGTTCGGCGTGTTCCAGCGCCTGCACAAGGCCAGCGACTACCCGGGCACCGGCATTGGTCTGGCCAGCGTACGCCGCGTGCTGACCCGCCATGGCGGCCGTATCTGGGCGGAGGCCGAACCGGACGTCGGCGCCACCTTCCACTTCTATCTGCCTCCCGCGATCGACGCGGATAAACAAGGTCCCTCTGCATGA
- a CDS encoding BON domain-containing protein, with protein sequence MSNTTRTLIASALTLGLALSSSAAFAKDPAAKSPPTSAHPATHADRHDSNEPVTDTWITTKVKADLLASSNVPGTEIKVETVNGVVSLSGAVATQAEKDKAVTTAKGIKGVTRVDAAALKVSAAAKR encoded by the coding sequence ATGAGCAATACCACCCGCACGCTGATTGCTTCTGCCCTGACCCTGGGCCTGGCGCTGTCCTCCTCGGCCGCATTCGCCAAGGATCCGGCCGCGAAGAGCCCGCCGACCAGCGCACATCCGGCCACGCACGCCGATCGCCATGACTCCAACGAGCCGGTGACCGATACCTGGATCACCACCAAAGTGAAGGCCGACCTGCTCGCCAGCAGCAACGTTCCGGGCACTGAAATCAAGGTGGAAACCGTGAACGGCGTGGTGAGCCTCAGCGGCGCTGTGGCCACCCAGGCCGAGAAAGACAAGGCGGTCACCACCGCCAAGGGCATCAAGGGCGTGACCCGCGTTGATGCTGCCGCATTGAAGGTCAGCGCTGCCGCCAAGCGCTGA
- a CDS encoding oxidoreductase, with protein MRPDLQLALIGYGLAGRVFHAPLIQHTPGLVLHSIVSSQRDTLLRAFSDVHVRATPQEVFDDPAVDAVVIATPNGQHAPLAIAALAAGKHVLVDKPFALDVAEAEAVLAAARDAGRIATVFQNRRFDADFLTLQALLAGGVLGEVAECHAHFDRYRPQVRDRWREQDGPGSGLWYDLGPHLLDQMLVLFGWPEAIDADLAVQREGGAGIDYFHAVLHYPRHRAIVHSGSLVAAQTPHFSVHGSQASWIKHGLDVQEAQLRRGVAPGAPGWGIDPRHGELVRCDAEDNVQRSTIDNLPGDYRRLYAQFAAAVNGDGEATVSPVQALQLMRLLQAGMESSREGRRVRLG; from the coding sequence ATGCGCCCCGACCTGCAACTGGCCCTGATCGGCTACGGCCTCGCCGGCCGTGTCTTCCACGCACCGCTGATCCAGCACACGCCCGGGCTGGTACTGCACAGCATCGTCAGTTCGCAGCGTGACACCCTGCTGCGCGCGTTCAGCGACGTGCACGTTCGCGCCACGCCGCAGGAAGTGTTCGACGACCCGGCCGTGGATGCGGTGGTGATCGCCACGCCCAACGGACAGCACGCGCCGCTGGCGATCGCAGCCCTGGCGGCGGGCAAGCATGTGCTGGTCGACAAGCCGTTCGCACTGGACGTGGCTGAAGCGGAAGCAGTGCTGGCTGCGGCGCGCGATGCCGGACGCATCGCGACGGTGTTCCAGAACCGGCGCTTCGATGCCGACTTCCTCACGCTGCAGGCGCTGCTGGCCGGAGGTGTGCTGGGTGAGGTAGCCGAATGCCACGCGCACTTCGATCGCTACCGTCCGCAGGTGCGCGACCGCTGGCGCGAGCAGGACGGTCCCGGTAGTGGCCTGTGGTACGACCTCGGCCCGCATCTGCTGGACCAGATGCTGGTGCTGTTCGGCTGGCCCGAGGCGATCGACGCGGATCTGGCCGTGCAGCGCGAAGGCGGTGCCGGCATCGACTACTTCCACGCCGTGCTCCACTACCCACGGCATCGCGCCATCGTGCATTCCGGTTCGCTGGTGGCGGCGCAGACGCCACACTTCAGCGTGCATGGCAGCCAGGCCAGCTGGATCAAGCATGGGCTGGACGTGCAGGAAGCACAGTTGCGGCGCGGTGTTGCCCCGGGTGCGCCGGGATGGGGCATCGACCCGCGGCATGGCGAGCTGGTGCGCTGTGATGCCGAGGACAACGTGCAGCGCAGCACCATCGACAATCTGCCCGGTGACTACCGGCGGCTGTATGCGCAGTTCGCGGCGGCGGTGAATGGTGATGGCGAAGCTACGGTCAGCCCGGTACAGGCGCTGCAGCTGATGCGGTTGCTGCAGGCAGGCATGGAGAGTTCGCGCGAGGGGCGGCGGGTGCGGTTGGGGTGA
- the gnd gene encoding phosphogluconate dehydrogenase (NAD(+)-dependent, decarboxylating), translating into MDIAMIGLGRMGANMAQRLHRGGHRVVGYDPGEGARQRAAEAGLEVVDSLAAAVAALPVPRVVWLMVPAGETVDQTLGQLTPHLAEGDIVIDGGNSNYQDSIRRAKALAEDDLGYVDCGTSGGVWGLQEGYSLMVGGEASVVDQIAPLLRTLAPAADRGWARVGPSGAGHFTKMVHNGIEYGMMQAYAEGFALMERKQEMELDLAQVAEVWRHGSVVRSWLLDLSTEALKRNPSLDGIAPYVEDSGEGRWTVAEAIALDVPAPVITLSLLERLRSRESNSFTDRLLSAMRNEFGGHAIKKS; encoded by the coding sequence ATGGATATTGCAATGATCGGCCTCGGCCGCATGGGCGCCAACATGGCCCAGCGCCTGCATCGCGGCGGCCACCGCGTGGTCGGCTACGACCCGGGCGAAGGCGCCCGCCAGCGCGCCGCCGAGGCCGGCCTGGAGGTGGTTGATTCGCTGGCCGCGGCCGTGGCCGCGCTGCCGGTGCCACGCGTGGTGTGGCTGATGGTGCCGGCTGGCGAAACCGTCGACCAGACCCTGGGTCAGCTGACCCCGCACCTGGCCGAAGGTGACATCGTCATCGACGGTGGCAACTCCAACTACCAGGACTCGATCCGCCGCGCCAAGGCGCTGGCCGAAGACGATCTGGGCTATGTGGACTGCGGCACCAGCGGTGGCGTGTGGGGCCTGCAGGAAGGCTACAGCCTGATGGTCGGTGGCGAAGCGTCCGTGGTGGACCAGATCGCACCGCTGCTGCGCACGCTGGCACCGGCCGCCGATCGTGGCTGGGCACGTGTCGGACCGTCTGGCGCCGGGCACTTCACCAAGATGGTCCACAACGGCATCGAGTACGGAATGATGCAGGCCTATGCCGAAGGCTTCGCGCTGATGGAGCGCAAGCAGGAGATGGAGCTGGACCTGGCGCAGGTGGCCGAGGTGTGGCGCCACGGCAGCGTGGTGCGTTCCTGGCTGCTGGACCTGAGCACCGAAGCCCTCAAGCGCAATCCGTCGCTGGATGGCATCGCGCCGTATGTCGAGGATTCCGGCGAGGGCCGCTGGACCGTGGCCGAAGCGATCGCGCTGGACGTACCGGCGCCGGTGATCACCCTGTCGCTGCTGGAACGCCTGCGTTCGCGCGAATCCAATTCGTTCACCGACCGCCTGTTGTCGGCGATGCGCAACGAGTTCGGCGGCCATGCGATCAAGAAGTCGTAA
- a CDS encoding DUF2242 domain-containing protein, with protein sequence MRASRLSSVVVALSGALILSACGGRAADSTLLRESFDSGDTFSRTVDGRPADACEAARRTLLSQGYAIARSDAAQVEGNKNFQPRDDDHEQLVLRISCAPRGSQTLVFVSAVQDRYALRKSPTSASVGVGALGSVSLPFGSNDDSLVKVASSTVTDAEFYRRFFQRLQQYLPSDTGTLAPPAAATPEPAPASTDQG encoded by the coding sequence ATGCGGGCCTCCCGTCTTTCCAGCGTTGTCGTGGCGCTCTCCGGCGCCCTGATCCTGTCGGCCTGTGGTGGCCGTGCCGCCGACAGCACCCTGCTGCGTGAGTCCTTCGACTCCGGCGACACCTTCTCGCGCACCGTCGATGGTCGCCCGGCAGATGCGTGTGAAGCGGCACGCCGCACCCTGCTCAGCCAGGGCTACGCCATTGCGCGTTCCGATGCGGCACAGGTGGAGGGCAACAAGAATTTCCAGCCCCGCGATGACGACCATGAGCAACTGGTGCTGCGCATCTCCTGTGCGCCGCGCGGCAGCCAGACGCTGGTGTTCGTCAGCGCGGTGCAGGATCGCTATGCGCTCAGGAAGAGCCCGACCTCGGCCAGTGTCGGTGTCGGCGCGTTGGGTTCGGTATCGCTGCCGTTCGGCAGCAACGACGACTCGCTGGTGAAGGTGGCCAGCAGCACGGTCACTGATGCCGAGTTCTATCGCCGCTTCTTCCAGCGCCTGCAGCAGTACCTGCCATCGGACACCGGCACGCTCGCGCCTCCTGCGGCTGCAACTCCCGAACCCGCACCGGCCAGCACGGACCAGGGTTGA